One genomic region from Nymphaea colorata isolate Beijing-Zhang1983 chromosome 10, ASM883128v2, whole genome shotgun sequence encodes:
- the LOC116263290 gene encoding uncharacterized protein LOC116263290 → MGSAGMRVIAAVALSGCSLLLMALKRRWILGGGREEKEPAGSSMVVYSLKSLCCEASAADAGVNGLTAGVVQPPPPAKSSSGKKKKVSFSGDVEEPSSNNVEYRGRHVRVSTGKRRREKRMDLSRVKPQSASRCELPANRRALYHAMSQFHSQRATAVLYA, encoded by the exons ATGGGTAGCGCCGGAATGCGGGTGATCGCCGCCGTGGCCCTCTCCGGCTGCAGCCTTCTCCTCATGGCTTTGAAACGGAGGTGGATTCTCGGAGGCGGGAGGGAAGAGAAAGAGCCCGCCGGTTCCTCCATGGTGGTCTACTCGCTCAAGTCTCTCTGTTGCGAAGCCTCGGCTGCGGACGCCGGTGTCAACGGACTGACTGCCGGCGTCGTGCAACCGCCTCCTCCGGCGAAGTCCTCCTCAG gcaaaaaaaagaaggtgAGCTTCTCAGGGGATGTAGAAGAGCCAAGCAGCAACAATGTTGAATACAGAGGGCGGCACGTACGAGTCTCCACcgggaagaggaggagagagaagagaatggATCTTTCGCGAGTGAAGCCGCAGTCGGCATCGAGGTGCGAGTTGCCGGCGAACCGGAGGGCCCTTTATCATGCGATGTCACAGTTCCATTCGCAACGAGCGACGGCCGTTCTATACGCTTAG